One genomic segment of Pseudocalidococcus azoricus BACA0444 includes these proteins:
- a CDS encoding tyrosine-type recombinase/integrase, which produces MADTPLNRSIAKRKAGEIECDLHSGHYDPTLAKYKPKPVREALTTVHLFERFIESRQTQVSPQAIESRYRPILSNLKRFKSNIEDESQARAFVDLLRSRQSALIANQNLSLLKTFGAWAVAEEHWSSNHFESIERLKVSHAPKPKRLPFTREETRKLLDAARLHPRWHSYHDFYMVLLYLGVRPSEAIGLRWRHINWQRQTITICESLGRTRQAKSTKNGKARVIDLHPDLLAMFQGRFSNDKPQDALIFTTATGKVIDDHCFSQRTWKDLCKAAGIPHQVPYAARHSLGSHLLENGASIPQVVEILGNNPETTARHYAHAINRPQMPGF; this is translated from the coding sequence ATGGCAGATACCCCTTTGAATCGCAGTATCGCCAAGCGTAAAGCCGGAGAAATTGAGTGCGACTTGCACAGCGGCCATTACGATCCAACGCTCGCTAAATACAAGCCCAAACCTGTTAGGGAAGCATTAACTACCGTCCACTTATTTGAGCGGTTCATTGAATCTCGACAAACCCAAGTGTCCCCCCAGGCCATTGAAAGCCGTTACCGCCCCATCCTCAGCAACCTAAAGCGGTTTAAGTCCAACATTGAGGATGAATCCCAGGCCCGTGCATTTGTAGATTTGCTCCGGTCTCGACAATCGGCTTTGATTGCAAACCAGAATCTCTCACTGCTCAAAACCTTTGGGGCCTGGGCTGTAGCAGAGGAACACTGGTCTAGCAATCACTTTGAGTCAATCGAACGATTGAAGGTATCGCACGCACCAAAACCCAAGCGACTGCCATTTACCAGGGAAGAAACTCGGAAGCTCTTAGATGCTGCACGGTTGCATCCTCGTTGGCATAGTTACCATGACTTCTACATGGTGCTACTTTATCTGGGAGTCCGCCCTAGTGAAGCGATTGGACTGCGATGGCGGCACATTAACTGGCAACGTCAAACTATAACCATTTGCGAAAGTCTCGGCCGTACTCGCCAAGCCAAAAGCACCAAGAATGGTAAAGCTAGAGTGATTGACTTGCATCCTGATTTATTGGCCATGTTTCAGGGCCGCTTTTCCAATGACAAGCCGCAGGATGCCCTGATTTTTACAACAGCTACAGGAAAAGTCATTGACGATCACTGCTTTAGCCAGCGAACCTGGAAAGACCTCTGTAAAGCCGCTGGCATCCCACATCAAGTTCCCTATGCTGCGCGACACAGCCTGGGGAGTCATTTGTTAGAAAATGGGGCATCTATCCCCCAGGTTGTGGAAATCCTGGGCAACAACCCGGAAACCACAGCCCGTCATTATGCCCATGCCATTAACCGCCCACAAATGCCAGGGTTTTAA